The following is a genomic window from Adhaeribacter radiodurans.
TTTTATACAGCTAAGAACGATGCCGCTCACATTAGCTTTGTGCACGAAGCCAACCGCTGGTTCCCGAAAATGGCGGCGAAATATAATTTTATTTACGATTCTACGAATAACTGGAATAACCTGAACGCTGATTTTCTCGCGAGGTACCAAGTGGTACTTTTTCTGGATACCCGGCCGGAAGAACCAGTGCAAAGAGCCGCTTTTGAAGCATACATGAAAAAGGGCGGTGCTTGGCTGGGGTTTCATTTTGCCGGTTTTGCTTTAACTCCATCCACCTATCCGCAGAACTGGAATTGGTACCATCAGCAATTTTTAGGATCGGGTTCTTACGGTAGCAACACCTGGCGGCCCACTTCGGCTATTTTACGCGTTGAGGATCCCAAACACCCGGCTACTTTAGATTTGCCTAAAACGTTTAAATCTTCGCCTAACGAATGGTACCGCTGGGAAAACGACTTGCGCCAAAACCCCGATATTAAAATATTATTAACCATAGATAGCACCAGTTTCCCGCTTGGTACCGGACCTAAACCGCACGAAATCTGGCACAGTGGCTACTATCCCGTTGTTTGGACGAATAAAAATTACCGCATGCTGTACGTGAATATGGGCCACAACGACATCGACTACGAGCATACATCCAATAAAGAACTATCCTTTCAGTTCCTCAATGAGGTACAAAATAAATTAATTATTGATGGTTTGTTGTGGTTAGGTCATCCGACAAAAACTTCTAATAAAAGTAAGAACCGGTAACTTCGTTAAAATTTTAGGGTAGTAAAGCAGATAATACTTTACAGAAAATAATATAATGTAAACTTATGCTGCCGGAGAAAGAAATAACACGGATAAGTAAGTTTTTAAGTTTGGTGCTGCGGCATCAGCCCGAAAAGATAAATATCACTTTAGATGAAAACGGCTGGACCAGTGTGGCTACTCTGCTGCAACAAGCCAATAAAAATAATATAAAACTTTCCCCGGCTATTTTGGACTACGTGGTTGCTAATAACAATAAAAAGCGGTTTACCTTTAATGCCGATAAAACTAAAATCCGGGCTAATCAGGGACACTCGATTGAGGTAGAGTTGGGCTATATCCCGCAAGTGCCACCGGCCGTACTTTACCATGGTACCAGCGAGGGGGCATTAAATTCCGTTCTGGCTACCGGTTTACAGAAACAAAACCGCCACCACGTTCATCTATCCACCGATGTAGTAACTGCCCGGAACGTAGGGCAACGACACGGCAAACCGGTGGTTTTGCGGATTGATGCGCAAGCTATGACTCAGAACGGCTATTTGTTTTATTTATCAGAAAACCAGGTTTGGCTAACGGACCAAGTCCCTACTGAGTATCTGCACGTGCTAACTACTTGAAAGTATTTTGTTTTTTCATTCTCACCCACACTTAAGGTAAAAAGCGGCTAGAATTCTGAAAAATTTAAAAAATCTCTGTGAGGTAACAAAATAAAATTAAGTTCCGGCGTTATAGCAGTAGCAAGAACCACCATTCAGTAAGGTTGTCCATTACAACCTCTTCCAGGTGGCTTTTTTATTCTCCCTCTACTTTTTACTTTTTAGATTATTTTATGGCTATTAAGCCTGTAGCTTCTGGCTTAGGCTTTAGCTTAGTAAGATTTACAACCGTTAAGCAGCTTTTAACTTTATATAAATCTTTACGCGAATTAAGTTTATGAGAAAAGTAGTATTTATGGTGTGCTTGTTTTTCCTGGTTTCAACTATTGGTTACAGCCAGAAATCTTTCGGCGTGAAAGCCGGATTGAATGTAACCCGGTTGAATGTAAACGAAGCCTACACTTTAAAAATCAAAAATCGGGTAGGTTATCATTTGGGTATCTGGAAAGAATCTACCATTTCGCCTAAGGTCTTTTTACGCACAGAATTATTTTACACCCTAAAAGGAGGTAGGTATTCCGACACGCTCACCCTTCCTTTCGCCAATGAAGCCAGCCGAACGAAGGGAACACTCATTTATAACTATTTTACCCTTCCTTTGCTACTTGGCTACCAGCTTAAAAGCAAAACAGCCGTATTTCTGGGCCCGGAATTTAGCTTATTAATAGCTCCGCGCAACAGGGACGATGGGGGAAGGACGCATAATATGAAAAATATTTTAAGATATAACGCCCCGGATATAGGACTTACTGCCGGTTTCAGGTACAACCTAAATGCTAAATTAAGTGCTGACCTCCGGTACACTTATGGTTTTAGCACAATTCTGCAATACGAGGCTACGGATGTGCAGGGGAATGCGTATTCGCCTAAACAAAGCCATAACGAGGCGGCCCAATTAGGTTTAAGTTACACGTTAAAAACCAAGAACGGAAAAAGTTAATCTTAGCTATTGTTTCCAAACAGCTCTTTAAAGAAACTCCTCCGGACTAGCCCTTAAAGAAGTAGCGAATCCGGAGGAGTACAAAAATTTAAAAACAGTTTTTTGAATTTACTTTATACCCGCCCGAGTCTTCCAGTCGGTAACCGGCATGGTAATCATACGGCCTACTTGTTCTTTACCCCGGTAACTTACCACTCGCAGCATAACGGCATCTTTAGGCGGCACTAATGCTTCGGTATATTTTGGATAAAACCGGTCGGGGAAAGAATTATCAAAAGTGTAGTATAAATCTAACCCCTCTACTTCTGAGCTTAAGGCAATACTTACGTTATTATCGGGGGTTTTGGTAACGTTAAAAATAGGTTCGTACACGCTGGGGGCGTAATTCTTTTCGGCAAAATCGTACCGGTTAAAATGATTCTCTACCCGATTAAAGAAGTTGTTCCAGTTTTTGCTTTCTTTCGGCGACCACAACGATTCGGCAATGGCAAAGCCCCGGGGCCAGGTCATGTATTGGGCATGCCGCATGTTGTATACTTGTTCGGTCCATAAGTTAGCCTGGCCGCCTTTAATATATTTGGCATCTACGCTGTCGGGAAGAGGTTCAAATTGGTAAGCTTTATTTAACCGCAACGTAGCATAAATTTTAGGCTCAATGCTGGCATCACCCTGCATGTAATCAATATAAGCAAAGTCGGTAGGGCTCATTACTACTTCGTGTTTCATGCGGGCCGCCTGAATACCACCCTTCATGCCGCGCCAGCTCATAACGGCAGCACTCGGTGCCAGGCCACCTTCCAGAATCTCATCCCAACCCATAAATTTTTTGCCTTTGGAGAGCACTATTTTTTCCAGTCTTCTTTCAAAGTAACCTTGCACTTCGTGCATATTTTTTAAATTTTCTTTCTTTGCCAGGTTTTTAATAGCATCGCTTTTCTCCCAGAAATTTTGCGGAGTTTCGTCGCCACCTACGTGGATGTATTCGAACGGGAAAAGCTGGGCTACTTCGGTAATTACTTTATCCAGAAACTCGTACACTTTTTCGTTGGCAGGGCATAAGGTATTATCAACCAAAGCAATGGGCGGCGCACCACGCGACCAATCCATAATTTGTTCGCCGGAGCGAACCCGGTAATTTTCTGCTCCCGGCGTGCAGGATAATTCCGGATACGAAACTACGGCGGCTAAACTATGCCCCGGTACGTCTATCTCCGGTAAAATATTTACAAATCTTTCCTGGGCATATTGTACCAGTTCTTTAATATCGGCTTGGGTATAATAACCACCGTAGGTGCGGGGTTCGTTGGGTAGTGGCGGGGAGAAGCTACCGAAATAACCTTCTTTTTTTACATTCCAGGCGCCCACCTGGGTTAATTTAGGGTAACTTTTAATTTCAATGCGCCAGCCTTCGTCGTCGGTTAAATGCAGGTGCAGCAGGTTGTATTTGTAGCGCACCATGTCGTCGATAAATTGTTTTACTTCTTGTTTGGTAAAGAAATGCCGCGACACATCAAACATTAAACCGCGCCAGCCAAACCGGGGGTAATCGGTAACTTCTACGCACGGCACCTGCCAATTTGTTGTTTTTACTAATTCGGTACTTTCTATTTCGTTCGGGAATAATTGTATTAACGTTTGCGCCCCGTAAAATAAACCAGCCGGCTGGTTGGCTCTAATCACAATATTCTGCGGGGTAACGGCTAAATGATAACCTTCTTTACCAATACTGTTATCGGGAGTTTGCAGCAAAACCAAACGGATGGTAGCCGTAGTAGAAGGCTTGCTTACTGTAACGTTTCGGCCGGTAGCCGTAGCTAAGCGCTCGCGCAGGAAGGTTGTAGTAGCTTTTAATTGAGGATTTGCACTCGCCGCAATAACTACATTACGGGGTAAGGTAAACTGACCCGTATTCATTTTTAGAGTAACCGGTTCCGGAATAATAGCCACTTCGGTTTTGGCGGCCTGACTATACGTTTGAAAAGCAATAAAACAACAAATCAGCAAAAGGTATATTTTTCTCATATCAGGGAAAAAGTAAATTAGAATGAGTTTGATAAAATATTTTCGACCATAATAATACAGAATTATTTAATCCCATTC
Proteins encoded in this region:
- a CDS encoding beta-N-acetylhexosaminidase, coding for MRKIYLLLICCFIAFQTYSQAAKTEVAIIPEPVTLKMNTGQFTLPRNVVIAASANPQLKATTTFLRERLATATGRNVTVSKPSTTATIRLVLLQTPDNSIGKEGYHLAVTPQNIVIRANQPAGLFYGAQTLIQLFPNEIESTELVKTTNWQVPCVEVTDYPRFGWRGLMFDVSRHFFTKQEVKQFIDDMVRYKYNLLHLHLTDDEGWRIEIKSYPKLTQVGAWNVKKEGYFGSFSPPLPNEPRTYGGYYTQADIKELVQYAQERFVNILPEIDVPGHSLAAVVSYPELSCTPGAENYRVRSGEQIMDWSRGAPPIALVDNTLCPANEKVYEFLDKVITEVAQLFPFEYIHVGGDETPQNFWEKSDAIKNLAKKENLKNMHEVQGYFERRLEKIVLSKGKKFMGWDEILEGGLAPSAAVMSWRGMKGGIQAARMKHEVVMSPTDFAYIDYMQGDASIEPKIYATLRLNKAYQFEPLPDSVDAKYIKGGQANLWTEQVYNMRHAQYMTWPRGFAIAESLWSPKESKNWNNFFNRVENHFNRYDFAEKNYAPSVYEPIFNVTKTPDNNVSIALSSEVEGLDLYYTFDNSFPDRFYPKYTEALVPPKDAVMLRVVSYRGKEQVGRMITMPVTDWKTRAGIK
- a CDS encoding porin family protein, with translation MRKVVFMVCLFFLVSTIGYSQKSFGVKAGLNVTRLNVNEAYTLKIKNRVGYHLGIWKESTISPKVFLRTELFYTLKGGRYSDTLTLPFANEASRTKGTLIYNYFTLPLLLGYQLKSKTAVFLGPEFSLLIAPRNRDDGGRTHNMKNILRYNAPDIGLTAGFRYNLNAKLSADLRYTYGFSTILQYEATDVQGNAYSPKQSHNEAAQLGLSYTLKTKNGKS
- a CDS encoding ThuA domain-containing protein; translated protein: MAQTRTAPFKVIAFYTAKNDAAHISFVHEANRWFPKMAAKYNFIYDSTNNWNNLNADFLARYQVVLFLDTRPEEPVQRAAFEAYMKKGGAWLGFHFAGFALTPSTYPQNWNWYHQQFLGSGSYGSNTWRPTSAILRVEDPKHPATLDLPKTFKSSPNEWYRWENDLRQNPDIKILLTIDSTSFPLGTGPKPHEIWHSGYYPVVWTNKNYRMLYVNMGHNDIDYEHTSNKELSFQFLNEVQNKLIIDGLLWLGHPTKTSNKSKNR
- a CDS encoding RNA 2'-phosphotransferase, with product MLPEKEITRISKFLSLVLRHQPEKINITLDENGWTSVATLLQQANKNNIKLSPAILDYVVANNNKKRFTFNADKTKIRANQGHSIEVELGYIPQVPPAVLYHGTSEGALNSVLATGLQKQNRHHVHLSTDVVTARNVGQRHGKPVVLRIDAQAMTQNGYLFYLSENQVWLTDQVPTEYLHVLTT